The following proteins are encoded in a genomic region of Actinomadura sp. NAK00032:
- a CDS encoding AsnC family transcriptional regulator: protein MDSVILDPVDLRLLHALHVDGRAPFSRIAGVLDVSDRTLARRFARLRAAGAARVTAVVDTRGLGHAEWLVRLRVPPAAAGALAGSLARRPDTAWVTVLSSGTEIICILRAPAGRPAPLASLTRHPRILDVRADRLLRHLMDGRWFGRTSALTAEQVAALRPPASDGTGPVVLGDLDRGLLPALAADGRAAHPSLARRLGWSESAVRRRLEALRRSGTLHFDVEVDPALLGFSAQCLLWLTVVPSRLAATARALAGDAEAAFVGATTGPHNLMAIAVCRDEDALYTYLAGRIGALDGVERVETAPITSYSKRAAPAS, encoded by the coding sequence GTGGATTCGGTCATCCTCGACCCGGTCGACCTGCGGCTGCTGCACGCGCTCCACGTCGACGGGCGCGCCCCCTTCAGCAGGATCGCCGGCGTGCTCGACGTCTCCGACCGGACGCTGGCCCGCCGCTTCGCCCGGCTGCGCGCCGCCGGCGCCGCCCGCGTCACCGCCGTGGTCGACACGCGCGGCCTCGGCCACGCCGAATGGCTGGTGCGCCTGCGCGTGCCGCCCGCCGCCGCCGGCGCGCTGGCCGGGTCGCTGGCGCGGCGGCCCGACACCGCGTGGGTGACCGTGCTGTCGAGCGGCACCGAGATCATCTGCATCCTGCGCGCGCCCGCCGGGCGGCCCGCCCCGCTCGCGTCGCTGACCCGGCACCCGCGGATCCTCGACGTGCGGGCGGACCGGCTGCTGCGCCATCTGATGGACGGCCGCTGGTTCGGCCGGACATCGGCGCTCACCGCAGAACAGGTCGCCGCGCTCCGGCCGCCCGCATCCGACGGCACCGGCCCGGTCGTCCTCGGCGACCTCGACCGGGGGCTGCTGCCCGCCCTGGCCGCCGACGGCCGGGCCGCCCACCCGAGCCTGGCGCGCCGCCTCGGCTGGTCGGAGTCGGCGGTCCGCCGCCGGCTGGAGGCCCTGCGCCGGTCCGGCACGCTGCACTTCGACGTCGAGGTCGACCCGGCGCTGCTCGGCTTCTCGGCCCAGTGCCTGCTGTGGCTGACCGTCGTCCCGTCCCGGCTCGCCGCCACCGCCCGGGCCCTGGCCGGCGACGCCGAAGCGGCCTTCGTCGGCGCGACCACCGGGCCGCACAACCTCATGGCCATCGCCGTCTGCCGCGACGAGGACGCCCTCTACACCTACCTCGCCGGCCGGATCGGGGCGCTGGACGGCGTCGAGCGCGTGGAGACCGCCCCGATCACGTCGTACAGCAAGCGCGCCGCTCCGGCGTCCTGA
- a CDS encoding VOC family protein: protein MADDTHDIRGFHHAGIVTRDLDALERTYLSFGFTLSPRSRHLLNERPGEPPVPGCTANRCALFGGAYIELLGIVDESAPDPWRTKAMVADYEGFRLLNFDTGDAEATDRRLTAGGLRTSGVLDLERDVDTEDGTRTMRARALHLDPRTTPEAYVGIAQHLTREYVHQPRHLRHPNGARALEAVLIVVDDAEAGAVTARYARILRAEPRTQGPRTVLDLAAGRLELVRASRAEEVLPGEPAPARSYLAAMTVAVDDVAAARAIVEAAGTATRATADGFTVSARDAHGAALVFTAR, encoded by the coding sequence ATGGCAGACGACACGCACGACATCCGCGGCTTCCACCACGCCGGCATCGTGACCCGCGATCTGGACGCGCTGGAGCGCACCTACCTCTCCTTCGGGTTCACACTGAGCCCCCGTTCCCGGCACCTGCTGAACGAGCGTCCCGGCGAGCCGCCGGTGCCGGGATGCACGGCGAACCGGTGCGCGCTCTTCGGCGGGGCCTACATCGAACTGCTGGGCATCGTGGACGAGTCGGCGCCCGACCCCTGGCGCACCAAGGCGATGGTCGCCGACTACGAGGGGTTCCGGCTGCTGAACTTCGACACCGGCGACGCCGAGGCCACCGACCGGCGGCTGACCGCCGGCGGGCTGCGCACCTCCGGCGTCCTCGACCTCGAACGCGACGTCGACACCGAGGACGGGACCCGCACCATGCGGGCCCGCGCCCTGCACCTGGACCCGCGCACGACCCCGGAGGCGTACGTGGGGATCGCGCAGCACCTCACCCGCGAGTACGTCCACCAGCCGCGCCACCTGCGGCATCCCAACGGCGCGCGCGCCCTGGAGGCGGTGCTGATCGTGGTCGACGACGCCGAGGCCGGCGCGGTCACCGCCCGGTACGCCCGCATCCTGCGGGCCGAGCCCAGGACGCAGGGGCCGCGCACGGTGCTGGACCTGGCGGCCGGGCGGCTGGAGCTCGTCCGGGCCTCCCGCGCGGAGGAGGTGCTGCCCGGCGAGCCCGCCCCGGCCAGGTCCTACCTGGCCGCGATGACCGTCGCGGTGGACGACGTCGCCGCCGCGCGCGCGATCGTCGAGGCTGCGGGCACCGCGACCCGCGCCACCGCCGACGGCTTCAC